Proteins encoded within one genomic window of Mycolicibacterium monacense:
- a CDS encoding catalase — protein sequence MAQDRGAKETIKSVVKDAKDKVVEAAERLQQHSPSYIPGAPGPEKPTFEEPTAPREPLPPKPDQGGPDLRTATGLSVGGGQTARGQQGEYLTTAQGARLHDTDHSLKAGERGPTLLQDHHLREKIMHFDHERIPERAVHARGAAAHGVFRGNGAAEKICKAGFLRSGAETDVFVRFSTVLGSRGSADTVRDTRGFATKFYTDEGTFDLVGNNIPVFFIQDGIKFPDVVHAAKPHPDREIPQAQSAHDTFWDFVSLHTEAQAHTMWNMSDRGIPRSFRMMEGFGVHTFRLTGPDGSTSLVKFHWKPRLGVHSLVWEEAQIAAGMDPDLHRRDLADAIEKGAYPEWDLGVQVMPDNPDQMFEGIDLLDPTKIVPEELAPVQVIGTMQLNRNPTNFFAETEQVAFHPGHLVPGIDVTDDPLLQARLFSYLDTQLTRLGGPNFGQIPINRPHAPVNDMLRDGFHQHGVHPGAAPYRPNSLDGGCPFLAGVDTGAFIEAPAVVAESTKVRAAPASYDDHFSQAAMFYRSLSPVEQTHVAEAYTFELGKCYEQTIKERQLAVLANIDAELCATVAAGLGLEPPAPTVTPAEPAVLSPAVSQVGKTWPVEGRNIGILTGPDSDNGVVAAVVEALGAAKLVPLVIAAHGGTLDHEGGSIPISRTYATARSIEFDGLVLAGSPATVQAKILVDEAFRHFKALGVLPQGTDLLASSGVNTDSEGVLSASDPAGLTSALLESLGEHRVWGRVVPA from the coding sequence ATGGCGCAAGATCGCGGAGCCAAAGAGACCATCAAGAGCGTCGTCAAAGATGCCAAGGACAAGGTCGTAGAGGCCGCCGAGCGGCTGCAGCAGCACAGCCCGAGCTACATCCCCGGCGCGCCCGGACCGGAGAAGCCGACCTTCGAGGAGCCGACCGCCCCGCGGGAACCGCTGCCCCCCAAACCGGATCAGGGCGGACCCGATCTCCGCACGGCCACCGGCCTTTCCGTCGGCGGTGGGCAGACCGCGCGCGGACAGCAGGGCGAGTACCTCACCACCGCACAGGGCGCGCGACTCCACGACACCGACCACTCACTGAAGGCGGGCGAACGCGGCCCGACCCTGCTGCAGGACCACCACCTGCGCGAGAAGATCATGCATTTCGATCACGAGCGCATCCCGGAGCGTGCGGTGCACGCCCGCGGGGCGGCGGCACACGGCGTGTTCCGCGGTAACGGCGCGGCCGAGAAGATTTGCAAGGCGGGCTTTTTGAGGTCCGGCGCCGAAACCGATGTGTTCGTCCGCTTCTCCACTGTGCTCGGGTCGCGCGGATCGGCCGACACGGTCCGTGACACCCGCGGATTCGCCACCAAGTTCTACACCGACGAGGGCACGTTCGACCTCGTCGGCAACAACATCCCGGTGTTCTTCATCCAGGACGGCATCAAGTTCCCCGACGTCGTGCACGCTGCCAAACCGCACCCGGACCGGGAGATCCCGCAGGCCCAGAGCGCGCACGACACCTTCTGGGACTTCGTGTCCCTGCACACCGAAGCCCAAGCGCACACCATGTGGAACATGTCCGACCGCGGCATCCCGCGGTCCTTCCGGATGATGGAGGGCTTCGGCGTCCACACCTTCCGGCTCACCGGACCGGACGGGTCGACGTCACTGGTCAAGTTCCACTGGAAGCCGCGACTGGGCGTGCACTCACTGGTCTGGGAAGAGGCGCAGATCGCTGCCGGGATGGACCCCGACCTGCACCGCCGCGATCTGGCGGATGCGATCGAAAAGGGCGCCTACCCCGAGTGGGATCTCGGTGTACAGGTGATGCCCGACAACCCGGACCAGATGTTCGAGGGCATCGATCTGCTCGACCCGACGAAGATCGTGCCCGAGGAACTCGCCCCGGTGCAGGTGATCGGCACCATGCAGCTCAACCGCAACCCCACCAACTTCTTCGCCGAGACCGAACAGGTGGCCTTCCACCCGGGCCATCTGGTGCCCGGTATCGACGTCACCGACGATCCGCTGCTGCAGGCGCGGTTGTTCTCGTACCTCGACACCCAGTTGACCCGGCTGGGCGGACCGAACTTCGGTCAGATCCCGATCAACCGTCCGCACGCGCCCGTCAACGACATGTTGCGCGACGGGTTCCACCAGCACGGCGTGCACCCGGGTGCCGCGCCGTACCGGCCGAACTCGCTCGACGGCGGATGCCCGTTCCTCGCGGGCGTGGACACCGGTGCGTTCATCGAGGCGCCCGCCGTGGTCGCCGAGTCGACGAAGGTCCGCGCCGCACCGGCGTCCTACGACGACCACTTCTCGCAGGCGGCGATGTTCTACCGGAGCCTGAGCCCGGTCGAGCAGACCCATGTCGCCGAGGCGTACACCTTCGAGCTGGGCAAGTGCTACGAGCAGACGATCAAGGAACGCCAGCTCGCCGTCCTGGCCAACATCGACGCCGAACTGTGCGCGACGGTGGCCGCAGGTCTGGGTCTCGAACCGCCCGCGCCCACGGTCACCCCGGCCGAGCCGGCGGTGCTCAGCCCGGCGGTGTCGCAGGTGGGCAAGACCTGGCCGGTGGAGGGCCGCAACATCGGCATCCTCACCGGACCGGACTCCGACAACGGCGTCGTGGCGGCGGTGGTCGAAGCGCTGGGGGCGGCGAAGCTGGTGCCCCTGGTGATCGCCGCGCACGGCGGGACCCTCGACCACGAGGGTGGCAGCATCCCGATCTCACGCACGTATGCGACCGCGCGTTCGATCGAGTTCGACGGCCTCGTCCTCGCCGGCTCGCCCGCCACCGTGCAGGCGAAGATCCTCGTCGACGAAGCGTTCCGGCACTTCAAGGCGCTCGGCGTGCTCCCGCAGGGGACGGATCTGCTCGCCTCGTCCGGCGTCAACACCGATTCCGAAGGCGTGCTCAGCGCGTCGGACCCCGCGGGCCTGACGTCGGCGCTGCTCGAGAGCCTCGGCGAACACCGGGTGTGGGGCCGCGTCGTCCCCGCCTGA
- the dinB gene encoding DNA polymerase IV: MFVSAPARGHAQASILHADLDSFYASVEQRDDPALRGRPVIVGGGVVLAASYEAKAYGVRTAMGGHQARRLCPQAVVVPPRMAAYSQASADVFEVFRDTTPLVEPLSVDEAFLDVSGLGRVSGTPVAIGARLRARVREEVGLPITVGIARTKFLAKVASQEGKPDGLLLVPPDRELAFLHPLPVRRLWGVGEKTAAKLRAHGIETVADVAELGESTLSAMVGGAMGRQLYALSHNIDRRRVVTGVRRRSVGAQRALGRRGNAMTAAEVDAVVVNLIDRITRRMRNAGRTGRTVVLRLRFDDFSRVTRSHTMPRATASTDAVLAAARDLVAAAAPVIAERGLTLIGFAVSNIDCDGAQQLELPFGQAPDAGALDAAVDEVRTRYGNAAVTRGVLLGRDPGLEMPMLPD, translated from the coding sequence ATGTTCGTGTCGGCTCCGGCTCGTGGTCATGCGCAGGCCAGCATCCTGCACGCTGACCTCGACTCCTTCTACGCCTCGGTCGAGCAGCGCGACGATCCCGCACTGCGCGGCCGGCCCGTCATCGTCGGCGGCGGGGTGGTGCTCGCGGCCAGCTACGAGGCCAAGGCCTACGGCGTCCGCACCGCGATGGGCGGCCACCAGGCGCGGCGGCTGTGCCCGCAGGCGGTCGTCGTCCCGCCGCGCATGGCCGCCTACTCCCAGGCCAGCGCCGACGTGTTCGAGGTCTTCCGCGACACCACCCCGCTCGTCGAACCTCTCTCGGTGGACGAGGCGTTCCTCGACGTCTCCGGCCTCGGCCGGGTCTCGGGCACACCGGTGGCGATCGGCGCGCGCCTGCGGGCCAGGGTGCGCGAGGAGGTCGGGCTGCCGATCACCGTCGGGATCGCGCGGACGAAGTTCCTCGCCAAGGTCGCCAGCCAGGAGGGCAAACCGGACGGGCTGCTGCTGGTCCCGCCGGACCGCGAGCTGGCCTTCCTGCATCCGCTGCCGGTGCGGCGGCTCTGGGGGGTCGGCGAGAAGACCGCCGCGAAGCTGCGCGCGCACGGCATCGAAACCGTCGCCGACGTCGCCGAACTCGGCGAGTCGACGCTGAGCGCGATGGTCGGTGGCGCGATGGGCCGTCAGCTCTACGCGCTGTCGCACAACATCGATCGGCGCCGGGTGGTCACCGGCGTCCGGCGCCGCTCGGTTGGGGCGCAGCGGGCGCTGGGCCGCCGCGGCAACGCCATGACGGCCGCCGAGGTGGACGCCGTGGTGGTCAACCTGATCGACCGCATCACCCGCCGGATGCGCAACGCCGGTCGCACCGGCCGCACGGTCGTGCTGCGGTTGCGCTTCGACGACTTCAGCCGCGTCACCCGCTCACACACCATGCCGCGCGCGACGGCGTCGACTGACGCCGTGCTGGCCGCCGCACGCGATCTGGTCGCGGCGGCGGCCCCGGTGATCGCCGAGCGCGGGCTCACGCTGATCGGTTTCGCGGTGTCCAACATCGACTGCGACGGCGCCCAGCAGCTCGAGTTGCCCTTCGGGCAGGCGCCCGATGCGGGCGCGCTCGACGCCGCGGTCGACGAGGTGCGCACCCGCTACGGCAACGCCGCCGTCACCCGCGGGGTGCTGCTCGGGCGCGATCCCGGATTGGAGATGCCGATGCTGCCGGACTGA
- a CDS encoding TetR/AcrR family transcriptional regulator, which produces MTTASQARASRGRRSARPSGDDREQAILATAEQLLEARPFAEISVDDLAKGAGISRPTFYFYFGSKEAVLLTLWERVIREADAALENAASNATSEDVWRPGIKVFFDTFGAHRGVTVAASGSDNAEVRDVFAKFMQKWIDFTAATIEAERRRGAAPQTLPARDIATALNLMNERTLLAAFAAETPGIPPDRVLDSLVHVWTCAVYGECR; this is translated from the coding sequence GTGACCACCGCCAGCCAGGCCCGCGCCTCTCGTGGCCGCCGGTCGGCCCGCCCGTCGGGCGACGACCGTGAACAGGCCATCCTGGCGACCGCCGAACAACTCCTCGAGGCCCGCCCGTTCGCCGAGATCTCCGTCGACGACCTGGCCAAGGGCGCGGGCATCTCCCGCCCCACCTTCTACTTCTACTTCGGCTCCAAGGAAGCGGTGCTGCTGACGCTGTGGGAGCGGGTCATCCGGGAGGCCGATGCGGCACTCGAGAACGCGGCCTCCAACGCGACGTCGGAGGACGTGTGGCGGCCGGGCATCAAGGTGTTCTTCGATACGTTCGGCGCCCACCGGGGCGTCACCGTCGCGGCATCCGGATCCGACAACGCCGAGGTCCGCGACGTCTTCGCGAAGTTCATGCAGAAGTGGATCGATTTCACCGCGGCGACCATCGAGGCCGAACGCCGGCGCGGCGCGGCCCCGCAGACGCTGCCCGCCCGCGACATCGCCACCGCGCTCAACCTGATGAACGAGCGCACCCTGCTCGCGGCGTTCGCCGCCGAGACACCCGGCATCCCGCCCGACCGGGTCCTCGACTCGCTCGTCCACGTGTGGACGTGTGCGGTGTACGGGGAATGCCGCTGA
- a CDS encoding flavin-containing monooxygenase, with translation MTEFVDVVIIGAGISGISAAWHLQGQNPDKSYAILERRDKLGGTWDLFKYPGIRSDSDMYTLGFHFKPWATDQSIADGASIWNYLNEAATESGIDKHIRYGHKVVAANWSDADNHWELTIERDGERTALNAGFLWACSGYYNYDKGYSPEFPGADDFAGTIVHPQHWPEDLDYQGKNIVVIGSGATAITLIPALIDTGAGHVTMLQRTPTYIGTLPDKDSFAARAYRLLPEKPAYTAVRWKAILQAMSQYQMARIFPTMFRKALRKMAERRLPEGYDYDRHFSPSYRPWDQRVCLAPNGDIFKAIRKGKADVVTDAIERFTADGILLKSGEQLKADIIITATGLNVQFFGGADVLRNGEPLDLADTVAYKGMMLSGIPNMAFTFGYTNASWTLKADLTSEYVSRLLSYMDEKGYDTVEPRDPGDDVERLPFVDLTSGYIKRALDRLPKSGGKAPWRLKQNYLIDLRVIRNGKIDDDTLAFSKHQAPVTV, from the coding sequence ATGACCGAATTTGTCGACGTAGTGATCATCGGAGCCGGGATCTCCGGCATCAGCGCCGCATGGCATCTGCAGGGCCAGAACCCCGACAAGAGCTACGCGATCCTGGAACGGCGCGACAAGCTCGGCGGCACCTGGGATCTGTTCAAATACCCGGGCATCCGGTCGGACTCGGATATGTACACGCTCGGCTTCCACTTCAAGCCGTGGGCGACCGACCAGAGCATCGCCGACGGCGCGTCGATCTGGAACTACCTCAACGAGGCGGCCACCGAGAGCGGCATCGACAAGCACATCCGGTACGGCCACAAGGTCGTCGCCGCGAACTGGTCGGACGCGGACAACCACTGGGAGCTGACCATCGAGCGCGACGGCGAGCGCACCGCGCTCAACGCCGGGTTCCTGTGGGCGTGCAGCGGCTACTACAACTACGACAAGGGCTATTCGCCCGAGTTCCCCGGCGCCGACGACTTCGCGGGCACGATCGTGCACCCGCAGCACTGGCCGGAAGACCTTGACTACCAAGGCAAGAACATCGTCGTCATCGGCAGCGGGGCCACCGCGATCACACTGATCCCCGCGCTGATCGACACCGGCGCCGGCCACGTCACGATGCTGCAGCGCACGCCCACCTACATCGGCACGCTGCCCGACAAGGACTCCTTCGCCGCGCGCGCCTACCGGCTGCTCCCGGAGAAGCCCGCGTACACGGCCGTGCGGTGGAAGGCCATCCTGCAGGCCATGAGCCAGTACCAGATGGCCCGCATCTTCCCGACGATGTTCCGAAAAGCGTTGCGCAAGATGGCCGAACGCCGGCTGCCGGAGGGCTACGACTACGACCGGCACTTCAGCCCCAGCTACCGTCCGTGGGATCAGCGGGTGTGCCTGGCCCCCAACGGCGACATCTTCAAGGCGATCCGCAAGGGTAAGGCCGACGTCGTCACCGATGCGATCGAACGGTTCACCGCCGACGGCATCCTGCTGAAGTCGGGGGAGCAGCTGAAGGCCGACATCATCATCACCGCAACGGGTTTGAACGTGCAGTTCTTCGGCGGCGCCGACGTGCTGCGCAACGGCGAACCGCTCGACCTCGCCGATACGGTGGCCTACAAGGGCATGATGCTCTCCGGCATCCCGAACATGGCGTTCACGTTCGGCTACACCAACGCCTCGTGGACGCTCAAGGCCGACCTCACCTCGGAGTACGTCAGCAGGCTGCTTTCCTACATGGACGAGAAGGGTTACGACACCGTCGAACCGCGCGATCCGGGCGATGATGTCGAGCGCCTGCCGTTCGTCGACCTGACGTCGGGTTACATCAAGCGCGCCCTCGACAGGCTGCCCAAGTCCGGCGGTAAGGCACCGTGGCGGTTGAAGCAGAACTACCTGATCGATCTGCGGGTCATCCGCAACGGCAAGATCGACGACGACACGCTCGCCTTCAGCAAGCACCAGGCGCCGGTCACGGTCTGA
- the rraA gene encoding ribonuclease E activity regulator RraA, which produces MTIEPRATADLVDDIGPDVRSCDLQLRQFGGRPEFAGRVTTVRCFQDNALLKSVLSEPGDGGVLVIDGDGSLHTALVGDVIAALGRDNGWSGLIINGAVRDALTLRTLDIGIKALGTNPRKSTKTGAGERDVPVEFGGVTFTPGDVAYSDDDGIVIVTP; this is translated from the coding sequence GTGACCATCGAACCGCGCGCCACCGCCGACCTCGTCGACGACATCGGACCCGACGTCCGCAGTTGTGATCTGCAGCTTCGCCAATTCGGCGGGCGACCGGAATTCGCCGGGCGGGTCACCACGGTGCGGTGCTTCCAGGACAACGCGCTGCTCAAATCGGTGCTGTCGGAACCCGGCGACGGCGGCGTGCTGGTGATCGACGGCGACGGTTCGTTGCACACCGCGCTGGTCGGCGATGTGATCGCCGCGCTGGGCCGCGACAACGGGTGGAGCGGGCTGATCATCAACGGCGCCGTCCGGGACGCCTTGACGCTGCGTACCCTCGACATCGGGATCAAGGCCTTGGGCACCAACCCGCGCAAGAGTACGAAAACCGGTGCGGGCGAACGGGATGTCCCCGTCGAGTTCGGCGGCGTGACGTTCACGCCGGGCGACGTCGCCTACAGCGACGACGACGGAATCGTCATCGTCACGCCGTAG